The Erythrobacter sp. JK5 genome includes a region encoding these proteins:
- a CDS encoding DUF3703 domain-containing protein: MAKKDIIELIEAERCVFRAARQSGDRALAWTALEREHILGQGFFGPHLRSHMTMLGYAVETRDGREVLGQVIRLALAPLGNLTGRLPWGNTGRANVSAFAPMPYPDDLAEVFTISSDEVR, from the coding sequence GTGGCAAAGAAGGACATTATTGAACTTATCGAAGCTGAGCGGTGCGTTTTCCGTGCCGCCAGGCAGTCTGGTGACCGGGCTTTGGCTTGGACCGCGCTCGAGCGGGAACATATTCTGGGCCAGGGCTTCTTCGGGCCGCACCTTCGTTCACATATGACGATGCTGGGCTATGCAGTTGAAACCCGCGATGGCCGCGAAGTTCTGGGGCAGGTCATACGTCTTGCGCTCGCTCCCCTTGGCAATCTCACCGGACGGCTCCCCTGGGGCAATACCGGACGCGCAAACGTGAGCGCATTCGCGCCAATGCCATACCCGGACGACCTCGCGGAGGTTTTCACCATCTCTTCGGACGAGGTTCGCTAG
- a CDS encoding TolC family protein: MRCFALAAALIAVSTGSPVLAQETVTLEEALARAGVGIEGEDDPSSNPRVYGPQAEAEAARAAIDQARLRPNPELSLEAENIAGSGAFSGLRSTEYTLAIGQPLELGGKRSARIASARASSDFAGLQSEFALSQLALGVRERYVQAVAAGQRLVLAREIVERNRELTRIANVLVEVGREPPLRAMRAQATLAEAEAELQAAQADDLAARQALAALWVSGQPNPAVSNVFPDLSPPLAPPVSENPLQLRIAGARTSFAEAEIARERSLGVPDPTLSAGVRRFEESNDQAFIVGISIPLPFRNRNQGNIAAAEAQYRAASASEAIAEADYRVEFERTRTLYLAAETRVETLSSASLPQAEEALRLVEIGYRNGRFPLIEVLAAAEARDAIRENLIQAEETRGLLAARLIWLNAQ; this comes from the coding sequence ATGCGGTGCTTTGCACTGGCCGCGGCCTTGATTGCCGTGTCCACGGGTTCGCCAGTATTGGCACAGGAAACAGTTACACTCGAGGAAGCGCTCGCTCGAGCGGGCGTCGGCATTGAAGGGGAAGATGACCCTTCCAGCAATCCCCGGGTTTACGGCCCTCAGGCGGAGGCCGAAGCCGCGCGTGCGGCTATCGACCAAGCACGCCTCCGACCCAATCCCGAGCTATCGCTCGAGGCCGAGAACATCGCGGGCTCCGGCGCTTTCTCCGGGCTGCGGTCGACCGAATATACCCTAGCGATCGGTCAGCCGCTCGAACTCGGCGGCAAGCGAAGCGCACGCATCGCGAGCGCACGCGCATCGTCCGATTTCGCCGGCTTGCAGAGCGAATTTGCCTTGTCGCAACTCGCTTTGGGGGTGCGCGAGCGTTATGTGCAGGCTGTCGCCGCAGGCCAACGCCTCGTTCTCGCGCGGGAAATCGTCGAGCGAAACCGTGAACTGACGCGGATCGCCAACGTGCTTGTAGAGGTCGGGCGGGAGCCGCCTCTTCGAGCTATGCGTGCACAAGCTACGCTTGCCGAGGCGGAGGCCGAATTGCAGGCTGCACAAGCAGACGATTTAGCAGCACGTCAGGCGCTCGCGGCTCTCTGGGTATCCGGACAGCCCAATCCCGCAGTATCGAACGTCTTTCCTGACTTATCGCCGCCCCTTGCACCGCCGGTTTCCGAAAATCCGTTGCAACTGCGCATTGCGGGCGCTCGAACCAGCTTTGCTGAAGCCGAAATTGCGCGTGAGCGCTCGCTTGGCGTTCCCGACCCAACGCTGTCGGCAGGCGTGCGCCGTTTTGAGGAAAGCAACGATCAAGCGTTCATCGTCGGGATTTCCATTCCGCTTCCCTTTCGCAACCGCAACCAGGGCAACATCGCAGCCGCCGAGGCGCAATACCGCGCGGCAAGCGCGAGCGAGGCGATAGCCGAGGCGGACTACCGCGTGGAGTTCGAGCGGACGCGAACGCTTTATCTGGCCGCCGAAACGCGTGTGGAGACCCTCTCCAGCGCATCCCTGCCGCAGGCTGAGGAAGCGCTCAGGCTCGTCGAAATCGGCTACCGCAATGGCAGATTTCCGCTGATCGAAGTTCTGGCGGCTGCCGAAGCGCGCGACGCCATTCGTGAAAATCTGATTCAGGCAGAAGAGACCCGCGGCCTGCTCGCGGCGCGGCTCATCTGGCTCAACGCACAGTGA
- the traL gene encoding type IV conjugative transfer system protein TraL, which yields MADRYLVPRRLDDPELIGFWTIDEFAGLLVPFAWGILSQHILIGTALSGLTWFALRKAKASGAGSKLVHAAYWYLPGSFLGLKATPPSHCRLLAG from the coding sequence ATGGCCGACAGATACCTCGTTCCACGGCGGCTCGACGACCCGGAGCTCATCGGCTTCTGGACCATCGACGAGTTTGCGGGACTGCTCGTCCCCTTCGCGTGGGGCATCCTTTCGCAGCACATCCTCATCGGCACAGCCCTGTCCGGGCTCACCTGGTTCGCCCTTCGAAAGGCGAAGGCGTCAGGTGCCGGGTCGAAACTGGTCCATGCTGCCTACTGGTATCTGCCGGGGAGCTTCCTCGGTCTTAAAGCCACGCCGCCCTCCCACTGCCGCCTGCTTGCAGGCTGA
- a CDS encoding helix-turn-helix domain-containing protein, producing the protein MKIGALARKTGTTAETIRYYERTGLLEEPPRTAGNYRDYGSTELARLRFIRRARDLGFTMAEVRQLLSLSDDPSQSCEAVDSIASLHLREVDRKLGDLRKLRTELRHMVDDCQHGAVGECRIIEVLSG; encoded by the coding sequence ATGAAGATTGGTGCCCTGGCGCGGAAGACCGGCACGACCGCCGAAACGATCCGCTACTACGAACGGACCGGATTGCTGGAGGAACCACCACGCACCGCCGGAAACTACCGGGACTATGGTTCGACCGAATTGGCCAGATTGCGGTTTATCCGCCGCGCACGCGACCTTGGCTTCACCATGGCGGAGGTGCGCCAATTGCTTTCTTTGTCGGATGATCCATCGCAATCGTGCGAAGCCGTGGACTCTATTGCCAGCCTCCACCTACGCGAAGTGGATCGGAAGCTTGGTGACTTGCGAAAACTGCGAACCGAACTGCGCCATATGGTCGACGACTGCCAGCACGGAGCGGTTGGCGAATGCCGGATAATCGAAGTGCTTTCCGGCTAG
- a CDS encoding AlpA family transcriptional regulator, producing the protein MTTGIETDAEAVPVEPTPDRLIRLPEVMARVGLRRTAIYQRMREGRFPKSRSLGPRCTVWVEAEIDDWIGSVVERTDEICQNTPRISR; encoded by the coding sequence ATGACGACTGGTATCGAAACGGACGCGGAAGCCGTTCCTGTCGAGCCAACGCCAGACCGGCTCATTCGTCTTCCCGAGGTCATGGCGCGCGTGGGCCTGCGCCGAACGGCAATCTATCAGCGGATGCGCGAAGGCCGTTTTCCAAAGTCGCGTTCGCTCGGTCCCCGTTGCACGGTTTGGGTCGAAGCCGAGATCGATGACTGGATTGGTTCTGTTGTCGAACGCACCGACGAGATATGTCAGAACACGCCCCGAATTTCGAGATGA
- a CDS encoding heavy metal translocating P-type ATPase: MTRNIELELSSLLPDIPSDTDRCIARLQSLLSSRAGVHGVEVVEGSNSAPAQLAISYDPDRLTIARIRELAHVAGAEISGRYGHVVWQTEGINSVRRAQTVADLVARESGVLEANADASGKLVAEFDRRRTDETAIANALQELGVSIKADKIAANARDAEEHRHDDKDHSGHSHGGIFGANTELFFSLASGAFLAIGFGIEKLWDGHPVWLPFACYIVAYFFGGFFTLREAWDNLRLRRFEIDSLMLVAAAGAAFLGEWAEGALLLFLFSFGHALEHYAMGRAKKAIEALAGLAPDTARVKRGTDVVEIPVEELALGDVVIVRPNERLPADGFILDGVSAINQAPVTGESVPVDKSAVSDVASARANPDNLADDNRVFAGTINGSGALEVEVTRRSSDTTLAKVVQMVSEAEAQQSPTQRFTQRFERIFVPAVLALAGLLLFAWVVIDEPFRDSFYRAMAVLVAASPCALAIATPSAVLSGVARAARSGILVKGGAPLEDLGALKAIAFDKTGTLTEGEPRITDVEPAQGVSENELLAIASAAENLSDHPLAQAIVRDGKQRLGDETLPEATDLESFTGKGITALVGGERVWIGKLEMFGQDGVPPLSAELSDAIESMRERGRTTMGVRSETRDLGAIGLLDTPRAAAKATLEALRGLGITRMIMISGDDQRVADAVGKEVGLDEAWGNLMPDDKVKAIRKLAGQDKVAMVGDGVNDAPAMANATVGIAMGAAGSDVALETADVALMADDLARLPFAVDLSRQTRSIIRQNMIVSLGIVVVLIPATIFGLGIGPAVAVHEGSTLIVVANALRLLAYKEKGGTKERTGKPV; the protein is encoded by the coding sequence GTGACACGGAATATCGAACTCGAACTATCGTCGCTTCTCCCGGACATTCCGAGCGACACCGACAGATGTATCGCTCGGCTGCAGTCGTTGCTCAGTTCGCGGGCAGGTGTGCATGGGGTCGAGGTCGTTGAAGGATCGAACAGTGCACCTGCCCAGCTTGCAATATCTTACGATCCCGATCGTCTCACGATCGCGCGGATCAGAGAACTTGCGCACGTAGCAGGAGCGGAAATTTCCGGGCGCTACGGGCATGTTGTGTGGCAAACCGAGGGCATTAATTCGGTGCGCCGGGCGCAGACGGTCGCAGATCTGGTAGCCCGCGAATCCGGCGTACTTGAAGCAAATGCCGATGCGAGCGGAAAGCTGGTCGCCGAGTTCGACCGCCGGCGTACCGATGAGACCGCGATTGCCAATGCGCTGCAAGAACTGGGGGTTTCAATCAAGGCCGACAAAATCGCCGCAAATGCCAGAGATGCTGAAGAACACCGCCATGACGATAAAGATCATTCCGGGCACAGTCACGGCGGCATCTTCGGCGCTAATACTGAACTCTTTTTCTCGCTCGCTTCGGGCGCATTTCTCGCCATCGGCTTCGGGATCGAGAAGCTATGGGACGGGCATCCGGTCTGGCTGCCGTTCGCTTGTTATATAGTGGCATATTTCTTCGGAGGCTTCTTCACTCTCCGAGAGGCGTGGGACAATTTGCGCCTCCGCCGGTTCGAAATCGACAGCCTCATGCTTGTCGCCGCTGCGGGCGCCGCCTTTCTCGGGGAATGGGCCGAAGGCGCGCTACTGCTGTTCCTGTTCAGTTTCGGCCACGCGCTCGAACACTACGCGATGGGGCGCGCGAAGAAAGCTATCGAAGCGCTCGCCGGGCTTGCCCCGGACACCGCACGGGTAAAGCGCGGAACTGACGTAGTTGAGATCCCGGTCGAGGAGCTTGCGCTAGGCGACGTGGTAATCGTGCGTCCGAACGAACGCCTTCCGGCTGATGGCTTCATCCTGGACGGCGTCAGTGCCATCAATCAGGCTCCGGTGACCGGCGAAAGCGTGCCGGTCGACAAGAGCGCGGTTTCGGATGTCGCTTCTGCGCGCGCCAATCCTGACAATCTTGCGGATGACAATCGCGTCTTCGCGGGGACGATCAACGGATCGGGCGCACTCGAAGTGGAAGTGACCCGGCGATCGAGCGATACGACCCTAGCCAAGGTCGTCCAAATGGTGAGCGAAGCCGAGGCTCAGCAATCTCCTACCCAGCGCTTCACGCAGCGCTTCGAGCGAATTTTCGTGCCTGCCGTGCTCGCTCTGGCCGGCCTGCTCCTTTTCGCATGGGTCGTCATCGACGAACCCTTCCGCGACAGTTTCTACCGGGCGATGGCGGTGCTTGTGGCTGCCAGCCCCTGCGCTTTGGCGATCGCGACCCCGAGCGCGGTCTTGTCCGGAGTGGCCAGAGCAGCGCGCAGCGGCATTCTGGTAAAGGGCGGCGCGCCGCTCGAGGATCTCGGTGCGCTCAAGGCCATCGCGTTCGACAAGACCGGTACTCTTACCGAAGGCGAACCCCGCATTACCGATGTCGAACCCGCGCAGGGTGTATCTGAAAACGAACTGCTTGCGATTGCTTCGGCGGCTGAAAATCTGAGCGATCATCCCCTGGCACAGGCGATTGTCAGGGACGGCAAGCAGCGGCTTGGCGATGAGACTCTGCCCGAAGCAACCGATCTCGAAAGCTTCACAGGCAAGGGCATCACCGCGCTTGTCGGCGGTGAGCGGGTGTGGATCGGAAAGCTCGAAATGTTCGGGCAAGATGGGGTCCCTCCGCTCAGTGCCGAACTGTCGGATGCTATAGAGTCCATGCGCGAGCGCGGGCGGACGACGATGGGCGTTCGCTCGGAAACGCGCGATCTCGGAGCGATCGGCTTGCTCGACACGCCGCGTGCGGCGGCAAAGGCGACGCTCGAAGCGTTGCGCGGCCTCGGGATCACCCGAATGATCATGATCTCGGGCGACGACCAAAGAGTGGCCGATGCGGTTGGAAAGGAAGTCGGCCTCGACGAGGCCTGGGGCAATCTCATGCCCGACGACAAGGTCAAGGCCATCCGCAAGCTTGCCGGCCAGGACAAGGTTGCGATGGTCGGAGACGGGGTCAATGACGCTCCGGCCATGGCGAACGCAACGGTCGGAATAGCAATGGGGGCTGCCGGATCGGACGTTGCATTGGAGACAGCCGATGTCGCGCTGATGGCCGATGATCTCGCCCGACTGCCTTTCGCCGTCGATCTGAGCCGACAGACCCGGTCGATCATCCGGCAGAATATGATCGTCAGTCTCGGAATTGTCGTCGTGCTCATCCCGGCAACCATTTTCGGTCTCGGGATAGGCCCCGCTGTCGCGGTTCACGAAGGATCGACACTGATCGTGGTCGCCAACGCGCTCCGGCTGCTGGCGTATAAGGAGAAGGGCGGCACAAAAGAGAGAACGGGGAAGCCAGTATGA
- a CDS encoding efflux RND transporter periplasmic adaptor subunit, whose product MERSHLIAVSGVLILLAALASVFWPADSNGPDQQAEQVEKSEVPEGVLLIDEKQIAASSIEIEAVQFGAATELVFPATVAAAPNASARIDARASGVVKSVNKMLGDYVRQGEVIARIESADAAGLAAQVAAARARVNELSALYDREKRLFEANVTARQDLEAAQANLQVARSELSRAQAASAAAGVSGDGRSLAVTSPISGQITSAPIVLGSYVSAGEEMFQIVNASGLQVQVALPASDAARIRPGDEATLELGQDREIGGRVRSVTPALDPESRSATAIISLAGAVPGLQPGAFLQARIRPSGETDATSISVPESAVQMVEGREVVFVRTRTGFRAMPVVTGSRSGGRIVIESGLQNGQRIATENAFLLKAELGKEEAEHGH is encoded by the coding sequence ATGGAACGTAGCCATTTGATCGCCGTAAGCGGCGTCCTGATCTTGCTGGCCGCCTTGGCCTCGGTCTTCTGGCCCGCTGACTCAAACGGACCCGACCAGCAAGCGGAACAAGTTGAAAAGAGCGAAGTCCCCGAAGGCGTTCTGCTGATCGACGAGAAGCAGATCGCAGCTTCGTCGATAGAAATCGAAGCTGTCCAATTCGGCGCAGCAACGGAGCTTGTATTCCCAGCGACCGTCGCCGCGGCGCCGAATGCCAGCGCACGGATCGATGCGCGTGCATCCGGTGTGGTGAAGAGCGTGAACAAGATGCTTGGCGATTATGTCAGGCAGGGGGAGGTGATCGCGCGGATCGAGAGCGCTGATGCTGCCGGACTGGCTGCGCAGGTCGCTGCCGCGCGTGCGCGGGTCAATGAACTGTCTGCGCTCTACGACCGCGAAAAGCGGCTGTTCGAGGCCAATGTGACGGCCCGGCAGGATCTCGAAGCGGCGCAGGCCAATCTGCAAGTGGCAAGATCGGAGCTGTCACGCGCACAAGCCGCATCCGCTGCTGCTGGTGTCAGCGGGGATGGGCGTTCGCTGGCCGTGACGAGTCCGATTTCAGGGCAGATCACCAGCGCGCCGATCGTGCTTGGCTCCTACGTCTCCGCCGGTGAAGAGATGTTCCAGATCGTGAACGCGAGCGGCTTGCAGGTGCAGGTCGCCTTGCCTGCCAGCGATGCTGCGAGAATTCGGCCGGGCGATGAAGCTACGTTGGAGCTCGGGCAGGACCGGGAGATCGGCGGACGTGTGCGCTCGGTGACCCCGGCACTCGATCCGGAAAGCCGTAGCGCGACAGCGATAATCTCACTCGCCGGAGCGGTCCCTGGATTGCAGCCAGGCGCATTCTTGCAGGCGCGCATCCGACCCTCAGGTGAAACCGATGCGACCTCGATCTCGGTGCCTGAATCCGCAGTTCAGATGGTCGAAGGCCGTGAAGTCGTGTTCGTTCGCACGCGTACCGGGTTTCGGGCGATGCCTGTCGTGACGGGATCGCGCTCGGGAGGGCGCATCGTGATCGAGTCCGGATTGCAGAATGGCCAGCGGATCGCGACCGAAAACGCCTTCCTACTCAAAGCCGAACTCGGAAAAGAGGAGGCCGAACATGGACATTGA
- a CDS encoding class I SAM-dependent methyltransferase translates to MAILSNEQVERLYDKTAGIYDRLVSGFRWAGLGRWRRDLVNRLELNAGDHVIDLCAGTGANLAFLLERVGPSGKVTLVDLSQGMLDQARRRAKRLRASNVEFVQSDVAAFRFPSETSAVISTFGLEMPPDYAAIIERASAALPTGGRMALLGLKHPERWPRWLIEIGIVLTKPFGVAREYEEFRPWLPARKVLREVHFREFLAGCAYEFVGAKS, encoded by the coding sequence ATGGCAATTCTATCCAACGAACAGGTTGAACGTCTCTACGACAAGACCGCGGGAATCTATGACCGATTGGTGTCGGGGTTTCGGTGGGCCGGTCTTGGTCGCTGGCGACGCGATCTGGTTAACCGGCTTGAACTCAACGCCGGTGACCATGTGATCGATCTATGTGCTGGCACCGGCGCAAACCTCGCGTTTCTGCTTGAGAGAGTAGGACCAAGCGGCAAGGTGACGCTGGTCGACCTTTCGCAAGGCATGCTCGACCAAGCCCGTCGACGAGCGAAGCGCCTGCGAGCTAGCAATGTCGAATTTGTGCAGTCAGACGTAGCCGCCTTCCGCTTTCCGAGCGAGACCAGCGCAGTCATCAGCACCTTTGGACTGGAAATGCCACCTGACTACGCCGCGATCATCGAGCGCGCCTCAGCTGCTCTCCCGACGGGTGGCCGGATGGCCCTGCTTGGCCTGAAGCACCCCGAGCGCTGGCCGCGATGGCTGATTGAAATCGGCATAGTGCTGACCAAACCATTTGGTGTGGCGCGGGAATATGAAGAGTTCCGCCCTTGGCTTCCAGCACGCAAAGTTTTGCGCGAAGTTCATTTCCGCGAGTTTCTGGCCGGTTGTGCGTATGAATTCGTCGGTGCCAAATCGTGA
- a CDS encoding efflux RND transporter permease subunit: MIGGVLDWSVRNRWAVVALALGVAIWGAFNLAKLPIDAVPDITNVQVQINTEAPALSPSQIETQVTFPVETGLAGIEGLEMTRSISRNGFSQVTAIFEEGTDIYFARSQVEERIANLASSLPAGAEPSMGPIATGLGEVLMYTIEFEHPGGTDAPKGGAVGWQKDGSFLTDRGERLDTAVARAAYLRTVQDWVVAPLMRTADGVAGVDSIGGFEKQYLVQPDPDRLNGYGVSLDQLITALEAANQAEGANFVERAGEALLARVDSRLNSVEDIAQAVVATREGVPIRVGDVATVEIGGDLRTGAASLNGEEAVVGTVLMRAGENSRTVAAGAADRLDEVRSSLPAGVEAEIVYNRSTLVDATIVTVRNNLVEGALLVIVILFLLLGNIRAAIIAALVIPLSMLMAAIGMNRLGVSGNLMSLGALDFGLIVDGAVIIVENSIARLAARQEHEGRLLTLRERLAETRAAAHEMIKPTVYGQAIIFLVFAPLLTFTGVEGKTFSPMAITVMLALASAFILSLTFVPAMIALLLNKKINEQEAKPIRMTKERYGPLLRRALARPWPVIGTGVGVFALAALVFSFIGSEFTPQLDERDLAVQSLRIPSTPLEQSLTMQRQVEARLKQFPQVELVFSRTGTAEVATDPMPPNISDAYVILKPREEWPDPSLSKDQLVSEMEEALGNLVGNLYEFSQPIELRFNELIAGVRGDVAIKLYGDDLTAMTAAANQVAVVLRGVEGAADVKVQQVSGFPTLDIAFDRPTIARYGLTVEDVAQSVAIALGGRNAGLVFEGDRRFDVVVRLSDANRNDFDQLGSLPIVLPNGGTVPLRAVAKFQVIDGLAEVRREQGRRLVIVSANVRERDLGSFVEQAQSEVAANVDLPSASFIEWGGQYQNLQQAQQRLLIVVPLAFGVILLLLYLAVGGWVPALAVFSAIPMALAGGVFFLALRGMPFSISAAVGFIALSGVATLNGLVMITAIKQRLEQGLELGDAIIEGAIARLRPVLMTALVASLGFVPMALATGTGAEVQRPLATVVIGGLITATALTLFVLPAIVSLIFARKPRATQVETSAAARSDS; encoded by the coding sequence CTGATTGGCGGCGTCCTTGACTGGTCGGTGCGCAATCGCTGGGCGGTCGTAGCCCTTGCCCTAGGTGTTGCCATTTGGGGCGCGTTCAATCTAGCAAAACTGCCGATTGATGCGGTGCCGGACATCACCAATGTTCAGGTGCAGATAAACACCGAGGCACCGGCCCTCTCGCCCTCGCAGATCGAAACGCAGGTAACCTTCCCTGTCGAAACCGGACTAGCCGGTATCGAGGGACTTGAGATGACCCGCTCGATCTCGCGTAACGGCTTCAGCCAGGTCACCGCGATCTTCGAAGAAGGCACCGACATCTACTTTGCCCGGTCGCAGGTCGAAGAGAGGATCGCCAACCTGGCCTCTTCGCTTCCTGCAGGTGCGGAGCCGTCAATGGGTCCGATTGCAACCGGTCTCGGCGAGGTGTTGATGTATACCATCGAATTCGAGCATCCGGGTGGAACCGATGCGCCCAAGGGTGGTGCTGTTGGCTGGCAGAAGGACGGCAGCTTTCTCACGGACCGGGGCGAGCGATTGGACACGGCGGTGGCAAGAGCCGCCTATCTGCGCACGGTACAGGATTGGGTTGTCGCGCCGCTGATGCGTACGGCCGACGGCGTGGCGGGCGTGGACTCGATCGGTGGCTTTGAGAAGCAGTACCTGGTGCAGCCAGACCCCGACCGCCTCAACGGCTACGGCGTTTCGCTCGACCAGCTGATTACCGCGCTCGAAGCGGCGAACCAAGCCGAAGGCGCCAACTTTGTCGAAAGGGCTGGCGAAGCTCTTCTTGCACGGGTCGATTCCCGGCTGAATTCCGTAGAAGACATTGCGCAGGCAGTGGTGGCAACGCGCGAAGGTGTGCCGATCCGCGTCGGCGACGTGGCAACGGTCGAGATTGGCGGCGATCTCCGCACTGGTGCAGCCTCGCTGAATGGCGAGGAAGCCGTCGTGGGTACTGTGCTGATGCGCGCAGGCGAAAACAGCCGCACCGTAGCTGCGGGTGCTGCCGACAGGCTCGACGAGGTACGGTCGTCGCTTCCAGCAGGAGTTGAGGCGGAGATCGTCTACAACCGTTCGACACTCGTCGATGCGACCATCGTGACGGTACGCAACAACCTTGTCGAGGGCGCGCTTCTCGTCATCGTTATTTTGTTCTTGCTGCTTGGAAACATCCGCGCCGCGATCATTGCAGCTCTGGTCATCCCTTTGTCGATGCTGATGGCAGCTATTGGCATGAACCGGCTTGGCGTATCTGGCAATCTGATGAGTCTTGGTGCGCTTGATTTCGGCCTGATTGTCGATGGCGCTGTAATCATCGTCGAAAACAGCATCGCGCGCCTCGCCGCAAGGCAGGAGCACGAGGGACGTTTGCTCACACTGCGCGAACGCCTTGCCGAGACGCGGGCAGCGGCGCATGAGATGATCAAGCCAACGGTGTATGGCCAGGCGATCATCTTTCTGGTTTTTGCGCCACTCCTCACCTTCACCGGGGTTGAGGGCAAGACATTTTCGCCCATGGCCATCACGGTGATGCTGGCACTTGCCTCGGCATTCATCCTCTCGCTCACGTTCGTCCCCGCGATGATCGCTCTCTTGCTGAACAAGAAAATCAACGAACAGGAAGCAAAGCCCATCCGAATGACAAAGGAGCGCTATGGTCCGCTGCTGCGCAGAGCGCTTGCCCGTCCATGGCCTGTCATCGGTACCGGAGTCGGCGTGTTCGCGCTCGCGGCGCTTGTCTTCAGCTTCATCGGCAGCGAATTTACACCGCAGCTCGACGAGCGTGATCTGGCTGTCCAGTCATTGCGTATTCCTTCCACCCCACTGGAGCAGTCGCTTACAATGCAGCGCCAGGTTGAAGCGCGATTGAAGCAATTCCCGCAGGTTGAGCTGGTATTTTCGCGCACCGGCACGGCAGAGGTCGCGACCGACCCCATGCCGCCGAACATCTCGGATGCCTATGTTATCCTCAAACCGCGCGAAGAATGGCCTGACCCCTCGCTGTCTAAGGATCAACTTGTAAGCGAGATGGAAGAGGCGCTCGGCAATCTCGTTGGCAATCTCTATGAATTCAGCCAGCCCATCGAGCTGCGCTTTAACGAGCTTATCGCAGGCGTTCGCGGCGATGTCGCGATCAAACTCTACGGCGATGATCTCACGGCCATGACTGCGGCTGCAAACCAGGTCGCGGTCGTGCTCCGCGGTGTCGAGGGCGCGGCCGATGTGAAGGTCCAGCAGGTTTCGGGTTTTCCGACGCTCGATATAGCCTTCGATAGGCCAACGATTGCGCGCTACGGCCTCACGGTCGAAGACGTGGCGCAGTCCGTTGCCATAGCGCTTGGAGGTCGAAACGCAGGGCTGGTGTTCGAAGGCGATCGACGTTTCGATGTCGTGGTCAGGCTATCGGATGCAAATCGCAATGACTTCGACCAGCTCGGATCATTGCCGATCGTGCTTCCCAATGGAGGAACCGTGCCGTTGCGCGCAGTGGCAAAGTTTCAGGTGATCGATGGCTTGGCCGAGGTCCGGCGCGAGCAGGGTCGCCGGCTGGTGATTGTGTCCGCCAACGTTCGTGAACGTGATCTTGGGTCATTCGTCGAGCAGGCACAGTCCGAGGTTGCCGCGAATGTTGATTTGCCGTCCGCATCGTTCATCGAATGGGGCGGTCAGTACCAGAACCTGCAACAGGCTCAGCAGCGTCTGCTGATCGTGGTTCCGCTCGCCTTCGGCGTCATCTTGTTGCTCCTGTATTTGGCGGTCGGCGGTTGGGTCCCTGCGCTGGCGGTGTTCAGCGCAATCCCTATGGCACTGGCTGGCGGGGTCTTTTTCCTGGCTCTGCGCGGCATGCCTTTTTCCATCTCGGCAGCGGTGGGGTTCATTGCTCTCTCCGGAGTTGCGACGCTGAACGGCCTCGTCATGATCACAGCGATCAAGCAGCGTCTCGAGCAAGGCTTGGAACTGGGCGACGCGATCATCGAGGGCGCGATCGCGCGGCTGCGGCCGGTGTTGATGACAGCGCTAGTTGCATCGCTCGGCTTTGTTCCGATGGCGCTTGCGACGGGAACCGGGGCCGAAGTGCAACGTCCATTGGCTACGGTTGTCATTGGTGGGTTGATCACCGCCACCGCGCTCACCCTGTTCGTATTGCCTGCCATTGTAAGCCTGATCTTCGCGAGAAAACCGCGCGCGACCCAGGTTGAGACATCAGCAGCAGCGAGGAGCGACAGCTAG
- a CDS encoding cation diffusion facilitator family transporter has translation MSCNDDFDLDSADKRRTLWIVLWLNVAIAVGFFVVAYFADSNALLANGLDNSSDAFVYALSLLALTRSQSWKRGAARFSGIMLLVFAGGVIADAVRRFIEGSEPGGLMMIAMAGIAAVVNLICLRMLQKLQQKDVNLRAATTFSFNDFISNGGIIVAGIIVMLTGANWPDLVVGIAVAGIALYGGIDILRDAHRDKHEEAGTQHIKGDEFRR, from the coding sequence ATGAGCTGCAACGATGACTTCGATCTGGATTCGGCGGACAAGCGACGCACATTGTGGATCGTATTGTGGCTCAACGTCGCAATCGCGGTTGGTTTCTTTGTCGTTGCCTATTTTGCGGACTCGAACGCGCTCTTGGCCAACGGGCTCGACAATTCATCCGATGCATTTGTCTACGCGCTCAGTCTTCTGGCTCTCACCCGTTCGCAATCCTGGAAACGAGGGGCCGCGCGTTTCTCAGGCATTATGCTCCTAGTCTTCGCCGGAGGCGTTATCGCCGATGCCGTCAGGCGTTTCATCGAAGGCTCCGAGCCGGGCGGCCTGATGATGATCGCCATGGCGGGCATCGCGGCGGTGGTGAACCTCATATGCCTGCGCATGCTCCAGAAGCTTCAGCAAAAGGATGTCAATCTGCGCGCAGCGACCACGTTTAGCTTTAACGATTTCATATCGAACGGCGGTATCATCGTCGCCGGGATCATCGTTATGCTTACAGGCGCAAATTGGCCGGATCTCGTGGTTGGGATCGCGGTTGCTGGCATCGCCCTGTATGGCGGGATCGATATCCTTCGCGATGCGCACAGGGATAAGCATGAGGAAGCGGGCACCCAACATATCAAAGGCGACGAATTCCGAAGATGA